In a genomic window of Leishmania infantum JPCM5 genome chromosome 3:
- the GAT gene encoding glycerol-3-phosphate acyl transferase: protein MASMSALKPKDRIGTSTRRSKFVFCEECHQNVPIEEWPDHRDRLRKVNLVEEVSRFHHTLVRLMGEFLMWVLRSVYFREVTVVGRENIPRTGAVVFYGNHQNQFIDALMMHSHCGRPVRFLMAEKSFHRPVIGTLGRMFNSVPVVRPQDVPLVDGDGKLVRAEGKLIVGAGTHFSRLSKGDVLSWGVPGNSKCRAQVSRITSDEEVEVTVPIPVEHEVHTPTSFKYSVRIDHSEMYAQVYDTLQKNHCIGIFPEGGSHDHTSLLPLKAGVALFSLGAAERHISVKIVPVGLTYLYGHKFRSRAYIEFGEAFSPPDDLVKLFDTDKRKATGLFLEQLNAALRAVTINVPDYKTLSFLHSFRQLYQPPNCMLSGHDYLRLIRRLGNVIEEQRESAEFAEFREKVENYSDFCKALMIRDSQAATLKQLLNADNEALQIGLLLRRVFALYLMAVILVPFFVVGLPIGGIIKYLALKQTKRALSESSVKIVGADVTGSFKVLFAFAVVPGVFLLVTFIVFLYSDSRTALVILFSLPMAMYVSLLILQEAIMELRAALPLLMSLVSQHMQFKKLYERREDLARQARLIVHKYDPQLEEEIKVYGDSGDGNDDLNREPSLFSLRYNVRRRQATNS from the coding sequence ATGGCGTCCATGTCCGCACTCAAGCCAAAGGATCGCATCGGGACGTCCACTCGCCGAAGCAAGTTCGTGTTCTGCGAGGAGTGCCACCAGAACGTGCCGATCGAGGAGTGGCCTGACCACCGTGATCGTCTGCGGAAGGTGAACCTCGTGGAGGAAGTGAGCAGGTTCCACCACACGCTCGTGCGTCTCATGGGCGAGTTCCTCATGtgggtgctgcgcagcgtgtaCTTCCGTGAAGTGACGGTGGTGGGACGCGAAAACATCCCTCGCACCGGTGCCGTCGTCTTCTACGGCAACCATCAAAACCAGTTCATCGACGCGCTCATGATGCACTCGCACTGCGGCCGGCCTGTTCGCTTCCTCATGGCCGAGAAGTCCTTCCACAGACCTGTTATTGGGACCTTAGGTCGCATGTTTAACTCCGTCCCGGTTGTGCGGCCGCAGGATGTGCCGCTAGTGGATGGCGACGGAAAGCTGGTGAGGGCCGAGGGGAAGCTCATTGTCGGCGCCGGAACACACTTCTCGCGACTCTCCAAGGGTGATGTTCTCAGCTGGGGAGTCCCCGGAAACTCCAAGTGCCGTGCGCAGGTGAGCCGCATCACCTCCGACGAGGAAGTGGAGGTGACGGTGCCGATCCCGGTGGAGCACGAGGTACACACACCCACCAGCTTCAAGTACTCGGTGCGCATCGACCACTCTGAAATGTACGCCCAGGTGTACGACACGCTGCAGAAGAATCACTGTATCGGTATCTTCCCCGAGGGCGGCTCGCACGACCACACATCACTCCTGCCGCTGAAAGCCGGCGTGGCTCTTTTCAGCCTGggcgcggcggagcggcacaTCAGCGTGAAGATCGTGCCTGTGGGCTTAACGTACCTCTACGGGCACAAGTTCCGCAGCCGAGCATACATTGAGTTTGGCGAGGCCTTCTCGCCCCCGGACGACCTTGTAAAGCTTTTCGACACAGACAAGCGCAAGGCGACAGGGCTGTTTCTCGAGCAGCTGAACGCAGCCCTGCGGGCTGTGACAATCAACGTGCCGGACTACAAAACGCTGAGCTTCCTGCACTCCTTTCGGCAGCTTTATCAGCCGCCGAACTGCATGCTGTCCGGGCACGACTACCTGCGACTCATCCGTCGGCTAGGCAACGTCATCGAGGAGCAACGCGAGAGCGCCGAATTCGCGGAGTTTCGTGAGAAGGTAGAGAACTACTCGGACTTCTGCAAGGCGCTGATGATCCGCGACAGCCAGGCAGCAACGCTGAAGCAGCTCCTTAACGCcgacaacgaggcgctgcagattgggctgctgctgcgtcgcgtgTTCGCCTTGTACTTGATGGCGGTCATCCTCGTCCCCTTCTTCGTTGTAGGCCTGCCCATCGGTGGCATTATCAAGTACCTGGCCCTCAAGCAAACAAAACGCGCGCTTTCGGAGAGCTCCGTCAAGATCGTGGGGGCGGACGTCACTGGGTCCTTCAAGGTGCTCTTTGCCTTTGCGGTGGTGCCGGGGGTGTTCCTGTTGGTGACGTTCATCGTCTTCCTCTACTCGGACAGCCGCACGGCGCTGGTGATCCTCTTCTCGCTTCCCATGGCCATGTACGTCTCGTTGCTCATTCTTCAAGAGGCCATCATGGAGCTGCGAGCCGCGCTCCCGCTGCTCATGTCGCTGGTCTCGCAGCACATGCAGTTCAAGAAGCTTTACGAGCGCCGCGAGGACCTCGCCAGGCAAGCACGGCTCATCGTCCACAAGTACGACCcacagctggaggaggagattaAGGTGTATGGCGACtccggcgacggcaacgacgacCTGAACCGCGAGCCATCGCTATTCTCTCTTCGCTACAATGTCCGACGCCGGCAGGCCACGAACTCTTga